In a single window of the Mesorhizobium shangrilense genome:
- a CDS encoding carbohydrate ABC transporter permease: protein MHNRALPYLLTLPSLLLAAVVIFWPVWDLIQISTHDVSRFGQLRDWNDFANFWALVEDPDFISALLRTGLWTVLVVGGALLISIPVAMILNADFYGRGIARVIIMLPWAVSLTMTAIVWRWALNGESGMLNSALRNLGIIDQNIQWLASAATAFPMQVLIGILVTVPFTTTIFLGGLSSIPDDLYEASALEGATPVQQFRHITFPLLKPFVNIAIVLNTIYVFNSFPIIWVMTQGGPANSTDILVTHLYKLAFRLGKLGEASAVSLVMFAILLLFTMIYVRLAMRESRG, encoded by the coding sequence ATGCACAACCGGGCCCTGCCCTATCTGCTGACCCTGCCAAGCCTGCTGCTTGCGGCGGTGGTGATCTTCTGGCCGGTCTGGGACCTCATCCAGATTTCGACGCATGACGTCAGCCGCTTCGGCCAGTTGCGCGACTGGAACGATTTCGCGAACTTCTGGGCGCTCGTCGAAGATCCGGACTTCATCAGCGCTCTCCTCCGGACCGGGCTATGGACCGTACTGGTGGTCGGCGGCGCGCTGCTGATCTCGATCCCCGTGGCCATGATCCTCAATGCGGATTTCTACGGCCGCGGCATTGCGCGCGTCATCATCATGCTGCCATGGGCGGTATCGCTCACCATGACCGCCATCGTCTGGCGCTGGGCGCTCAACGGCGAGAGCGGCATGCTCAACTCCGCGCTGCGCAATCTCGGCATCATCGACCAGAATATCCAATGGCTGGCGAGCGCAGCCACCGCGTTTCCAATGCAGGTGCTGATCGGCATCCTGGTCACGGTTCCCTTCACGACCACGATCTTCCTGGGTGGCCTGTCGTCCATACCGGACGACCTCTACGAGGCCTCGGCGCTTGAGGGCGCCACACCGGTTCAGCAGTTCAGGCACATCACTTTCCCGCTGCTGAAGCCCTTCGTGAACATCGCGATCGTGCTGAACACGATCTACGTCTTCAATTCCTTCCCGATCATCTGGGTGATGACGCAGGGGGGGCCGGCAAACTCGACCGACATCCTCGTCACGCACCTCTACAAGCTCGCCTTCCGGCTCGGGAAGCTGGGCGAAGCTTCGGCCGTGTCGCTGGTGATGTTCGCCATTCTGCTCCTCTTCACCATGATCTATGTCCGCCTTGCCATGCGGGAGAGCCGCGGATGA
- a CDS encoding carbohydrate ABC transporter permease — MSPKLKRTIIAWVLLAPLIVVTLFPFAVMFLTAVKPRAEVLNPTWWPSEFRWSNFSEMWVAINFGRALWNSLFVSLIATVGAILISIPAAYAMSRFRFAGHGAFRQFLLISQMISPIVLVLGLFRLLAAWGLIESTTAVGFVYMAFNIAFTVWMLQSYFDTIPRDLEEASWMEGGSRWLTLRKVFLPLGVPAIAVTAIFTFINAWNEFVIALTMLRRDETYTLPIKVFSLVAGRYTVEWHHVMAATLLATVPVAILFVWLQRYLVRGLALGAVK, encoded by the coding sequence ATGAGCCCGAAGCTGAAGCGCACGATCATTGCATGGGTGCTGCTGGCGCCGCTGATCGTCGTGACCCTTTTCCCCTTCGCGGTGATGTTCCTGACCGCCGTCAAGCCGCGGGCAGAGGTGCTCAATCCGACCTGGTGGCCAAGCGAGTTCCGCTGGTCGAACTTCTCTGAAATGTGGGTGGCGATCAATTTTGGCCGTGCGTTGTGGAACTCTCTCTTCGTTTCGCTCATCGCGACGGTCGGCGCGATCCTGATCTCGATCCCGGCCGCCTACGCCATGTCGCGTTTCCGGTTTGCCGGCCACGGCGCCTTCCGTCAGTTCCTGCTCATCTCACAGATGATCTCGCCGATCGTGCTGGTGCTCGGCCTGTTCCGCCTGCTCGCCGCCTGGGGCCTGATCGAGAGCACGACTGCCGTGGGCTTTGTCTACATGGCCTTCAACATCGCCTTCACGGTTTGGATGCTGCAGAGCTATTTCGACACCATCCCGCGCGACCTGGAAGAAGCTTCCTGGATGGAGGGCGGCAGCCGGTGGCTGACGCTGAGAAAGGTGTTTTTGCCGCTCGGCGTGCCCGCCATCGCCGTGACCGCCATCTTCACCTTCATCAACGCCTGGAACGAGTTCGTCATCGCGCTGACCATGCTGCGGCGCGACGAGACCTATACCTTGCCCATCAAGGTGTTCTCGCTGGTGGCGGGGCGCTATACGGTCGAGTGGCACCATGTGATGGCGGCCACGCTGCTTGCAACCGTGCCCGTCGCCATCCTTTTCGTCTGGCTGCAGCGCTATCTCGTCCGCGGACTGGCGCTCGGCGCGGTAAAGTAA
- a CDS encoding RidA family protein: MSKKQVFGTSHVPLSPAVRAGDMVYVSGQVPVRPDGSMESGNIEVQTRQVLENVKAALALAGATMDQVVKTTVWIEDARDFGGMNKVYATFFPSEPPARTTVESRLMVDIKVEIEAVAYAPVQ; encoded by the coding sequence TTGTCCAAGAAGCAGGTTTTCGGCACCTCGCACGTGCCTTTGTCCCCCGCCGTTCGCGCCGGTGACATGGTCTATGTTTCCGGCCAGGTGCCGGTCAGGCCGGATGGCTCGATGGAGAGCGGCAACATCGAGGTGCAGACGCGCCAGGTGCTCGAAAACGTCAAGGCCGCCCTGGCGCTTGCCGGCGCGACCATGGACCAGGTCGTCAAGACGACCGTCTGGATCGAGGACGCCCGCGATTTCGGCGGCATGAACAAGGTCTATGCGACGTTCTTCCCCAGCGAGCCGCCCGCGCGAACCACTGTGGAATCGCGGCTGATGGTGGACATCAAGGTTGAGATCGAGGCGGTGGCGTACGCGCCGGTGCAATAA